The following are encoded together in the Gordonia insulae genome:
- the ctaJ gene encoding aa3-type cytochrome oxidase subunit CtaJ: protein MDNLIVVIGVPVTIICVLFVIACVVAMVFSNGVKYPKVPNYTLDQQWDHAPLLFSATEIEPMALAHHAEATDVDGGSASGKW, encoded by the coding sequence ATGGACAACCTGATCGTAGTCATCGGCGTGCCGGTCACGATCATCTGCGTTCTCTTCGTCATCGCATGTGTTGTGGCGATGGTGTTCTCGAACGGCGTGAAGTACCCGAAGGTGCCGAACTACACCCTCGATCAGCAGTGGGACCATGCGCCCCTGCTGTTCAGCGCCACCGAGATCGAACCGATGGCGCTGGCTCATCATGCGGAGGCAACAGACGTGGACGGAGGCTCGGCAAGTGGCAAGTGGTGA
- a CDS encoding DUF5130 family protein — MASGEVTQGHHAEVTSAAASALPVGTVITNSGRVSATRFPGQAPTTPPFSREELIGLDDALKSASEKALVRFSVFIGELGSDAVADARAELLRAPEPANGALIAVSPNTREVVVVSGVKVADRVNDRVAQLGVTAAVTGFRQGDLIDGLIAALRVMSTAAAVS, encoded by the coding sequence GTGGCAAGTGGTGAGGTAACCCAGGGACATCACGCCGAGGTCACCTCGGCTGCGGCGAGTGCGCTGCCGGTGGGCACGGTCATCACCAACAGCGGACGTGTGTCGGCGACCCGGTTCCCGGGTCAGGCCCCGACGACGCCACCGTTCAGCCGTGAAGAGCTGATCGGGTTGGACGACGCCCTCAAGTCCGCCAGCGAGAAGGCACTCGTGCGCTTCTCGGTGTTCATCGGTGAACTCGGTTCCGATGCGGTCGCCGACGCGCGTGCGGAACTGCTGCGTGCCCCCGAGCCGGCCAACGGAGCGCTGATCGCGGTCTCGCCGAACACCCGTGAGGTGGTCGTGGTCTCCGGTGTGAAGGTTGCCGACCGGGTCAACGATCGCGTCGCGCAGCTCGGTGTGACCGCTGCCGTGACCGGTTTCCGCCAGGGTGACCTGATCGACGGACTGATCGCCGCACTCCGGGTGATGTCGACGGCGGCTGCCGTCTCCTGA